A stretch of Bradyrhizobium diazoefficiens DNA encodes these proteins:
- the tnpA gene encoding IS66 family insertion sequence element accessory protein TnpA, translating into MSKALRCRAVQAIWAMHVEAMQLCGLSMQAYARAHGISQHTLRRWRDLIDANEVEIDWRTHLHPGARPLVLRLVLRMAQVDSG; encoded by the coding sequence GTGTCGAAGGCCCTCCGCTGCAGAGCCGTCCAAGCGATCTGGGCGATGCACGTTGAAGCGATGCAGTTGTGCGGTCTGAGCATGCAAGCCTATGCCCGCGCACATGGCATATCGCAGCATACCCTGAGGCGATGGCGCGATTTGATCGACGCCAACGAGGTTGAAATCGACTGGCGGACGCACCTTCATCCGGGTGCCCGCCCGCTAGTGCTAAGACTAGTGCTAAGGATGGCGCAGGTTGATTCCGGTTGA
- a CDS encoding NEL-type E3 ubiquitin ligase domain-containing protein yields the protein MDAGRTQRDIGITPEASERPHRQGCLCGLARTAAEWVGALTRARASDAGEPSSDQLLEGWAAEAGQGEHEDRQEAVRRMRALQEATANAGVPQSLEISVLSLTSLPAVLPTGLYLRGLHVGFNRLDSLPDNLPATLRELNANGNRLTSLPNSLPPTLRELDASDNRLSSLPDLPAGIRRLNVDDNQLDSLPDNLPASLEELNARSNRLSSLPETLPAGIRQLDAARNRLTALPARLPSELSFLSVSANELTSLPNAFPAGLVTLYADHNQLTSLPETLLTQFRSEGTIDLDENPLPDRVRTHLAAVINAADYAGPQVYFSMGQGVAHGPARPLAEAVADWLSDEPAAVAAWQSFAAEPGAQEYSRFLDRLRDTVSYANDAFRETVAEDLRQTTTRPRLREQYFQLAIGASESCEDRITLTWNNMQTARLNADVEDGAYDERLDELLQQGRVMFRLDALQEIARNKVRSLRFVDEIEVYLAYQVKLREPLQLWHIAPDMRYFAVSHVTERDIAAAETSVRNQEATGFVDYLATRWQPWETVVSRIAPQAHEAMQERLLDAMGMEFDSRLARRLAEHGLAADADAERMLGAQISKEIACKIKGALTHQVLADRGLAL from the coding sequence ATGGACGCAGGGCGGACCCAACGGGACATTGGCATCACTCCCGAAGCTTCCGAGCGCCCCCACCGGCAAGGTTGCCTGTGCGGTCTCGCTCGGACCGCAGCGGAGTGGGTCGGAGCATTGACCAGAGCGCGGGCCTCTGATGCCGGAGAGCCGTCGTCGGACCAACTCCTGGAGGGCTGGGCTGCCGAAGCGGGCCAGGGCGAACACGAAGACCGGCAAGAGGCAGTCAGACGAATGAGAGCTTTGCAGGAGGCGACAGCCAATGCGGGGGTGCCGCAGTCGCTGGAGATTTCGGTGCTGTCTTTGACTAGCTTGCCCGCTGTGCTCCCCACCGGACTCTATCTCCGGGGTCTACACGTCGGATTCAATCGGCTGGACAGTCTGCCCGATAACCTTCCGGCGACGCTTCGAGAGCTCAACGCCAACGGCAACCGGCTGACCAGTTTGCCCAACTCACTTCCGCCAACGCTTCGGGAGCTCGACGCCAGCGACAACCGTCTTAGCAGCTTGCCCGACCTCCCGGCCGGGATTCGGCGCCTGAACGTCGATGACAATCAGCTGGACAGCCTGCCCGATAACCTTCCGGCGTCGCTTGAAGAGCTCAACGCCCGCAGCAACCGGCTGAGTAGTTTGCCCGAGACCCTCCCGGCTGGAATCCGGCAGCTCGATGCTGCCCGCAATCGGCTAACCGCGCTGCCCGCCCGCCTCCCAAGCGAGCTCAGTTTCCTTAGCGTCAGCGCGAACGAGCTGACAAGTCTGCCCAACGCCTTCCCGGCTGGACTCGTGACTCTCTACGCCGACCACAACCAGCTGACCAGCCTGCCTGAGACACTGCTGACACAGTTTCGCTCTGAGGGCACCATTGATCTGGACGAGAATCCGCTGCCCGATCGGGTCCGGACCCATCTGGCCGCAGTCATCAATGCTGCGGACTATGCCGGCCCCCAGGTCTACTTCTCTATGGGCCAAGGAGTGGCGCACGGTCCGGCGCGGCCCCTGGCCGAGGCCGTCGCGGACTGGCTTTCTGATGAACCGGCCGCCGTGGCCGCCTGGCAGAGCTTCGCTGCCGAGCCGGGTGCCCAGGAATATTCACGTTTCCTCGACCGGCTGCGGGACACCGTGAGCTATGCCAATGATGCGTTTCGGGAGACGGTCGCAGAGGATCTGCGGCAAACGACGACCAGGCCACGGTTGCGCGAGCAGTACTTTCAGCTGGCCATCGGAGCGAGTGAGAGCTGCGAGGATCGCATCACTTTGACCTGGAACAACATGCAGACCGCACGCCTGAATGCTGATGTGGAGGACGGGGCCTATGATGAGCGGCTCGACGAGCTGCTGCAGCAGGGCCGCGTCATGTTCCGCCTGGACGCGTTGCAGGAGATTGCCCGCAACAAGGTCAGATCACTCCGCTTCGTCGACGAGATCGAGGTCTATCTCGCCTATCAGGTCAAGCTGCGCGAGCCGCTTCAGCTGTGGCACATCGCTCCGGACATGCGCTATTTCGCCGTCTCCCACGTCACCGAGCGCGACATTGCCGCGGCCGAGACTTCGGTGCGAAACCAGGAGGCGACAGGATTCGTGGATTACCTGGCAACCCGCTGGCAACCTTGGGAAACAGTGGTAAGCCGCATCGCGCCACAAGCCCATGAAGCAATGCAGGAGCGGCTCCTCGATGCGATGGGCATGGAGTTCGACAGCCGCTTGGCGCGTCGGCTTGCCGAGCATGGCCTGGCTGCCGACGCCGATGCCGAACGGATGCTCGGCGCCCAGATCAGCAAGGAAATCGCCTGCAAGATCAAGGGCGCGCTCACGCATCAGGTGCTCGCAGACCGCGGCCTCGCGCTGTGA
- a CDS encoding replication initiator protein A produces the protein MRRKHHSEREQLELFRALPGDLAPRDAQDLMAYPFFSLAKTKRIVPIDFRAGAIAIRVEAVPEHGMATIWDADVLIWAASQIVEARDAGLKTSRLMAATPYEILTFVGRSTSARDYDRLKAGLDRLQSTTVLTSIRQIAERRRHRFSWINEWKETADANGRPFGLELILPDWFYSGVIDDALVLTIDRAYFDLTGGLERWLYRLVRKHGGRQDGGWSFDLVHLHAKSGILSPLKHFAYDVRQIVQRQTLPGYQLVLTRDPNGTERLNFAPTPVDPLTARLRRRGFISNSEDNL, from the coding sequence ATGCGACGCAAGCACCATTCCGAGCGCGAGCAGCTTGAGCTCTTTCGGGCGCTGCCCGGTGATCTCGCGCCCCGCGATGCGCAGGATCTGATGGCTTATCCGTTCTTTTCGCTGGCAAAGACTAAGCGGATCGTACCGATCGATTTCCGCGCGGGTGCAATCGCAATTCGTGTTGAAGCCGTGCCGGAACACGGCATGGCGACCATCTGGGATGCAGACGTTCTGATCTGGGCCGCGTCGCAGATCGTCGAGGCGCGAGACGCAGGGCTGAAGACCTCGCGGCTGATGGCTGCAACCCCATACGAGATTCTGACGTTCGTCGGCCGCAGCACCAGCGCACGTGACTACGATCGGCTGAAGGCTGGCCTCGACAGGTTGCAATCAACGACCGTGTTGACGTCGATCCGCCAGATTGCGGAACGACGGCGGCATCGTTTTTCCTGGATCAACGAATGGAAGGAGACAGCCGACGCAAACGGACGCCCGTTCGGGCTCGAACTGATCTTGCCGGATTGGTTCTATTCCGGCGTCATCGATGACGCGCTCGTGCTCACGATTGATCGCGCGTATTTCGATCTAACCGGCGGACTTGAGCGCTGGCTCTACCGGCTCGTGCGCAAGCACGGCGGCCGCCAGGATGGCGGCTGGAGCTTTGATCTTGTGCATCTCCATGCCAAGTCCGGCATCCTCTCGCCGCTCAAGCACTTTGCCTACGACGTACGTCAGATCGTCCAGCGCCAGACATTGCCCGGCTATCAGCTCGTGCTCACGCGCGATCCGAACGGCACCGAGCGACTGAACTTCGCGCCTACTCCTGTTGATCCCTTAACGGCACGCCTGCGCCGGCGCGGTTTCATCTCAAATTCGGAGGACAACCTGTGA
- a CDS encoding transcriptional regulator domain-containing protein — protein sequence MPEFDWRSPDSFKNLENAEITHIAWEGLRMNVDYQRDYEAMIANSPDGEVTEESRRRWGICFRP from the coding sequence ATGCCTGAATTCGACTGGCGATCGCCAGATTCGTTTAAGAACCTGGAGAATGCTGAGATCACTCACATCGCCTGGGAAGGCCTTCGTATGAACGTGGACTATCAACGCGACTACGAAGCGATGATTGCGAATAGCCCAGATGGCGAAGTGACCGAGGAATCCAGGAGGAGGTGGGGTATCTGCTTTCGCCCATGA
- a CDS encoding S26 family signal peptidase, protein MTSPWKTLAMMFAGAAALLAPMGLDQTPLYVWNASDSVPIGLYRLQPAEKLFVTELLAVQPPEPLATFLDVGGYLPAGIPMLKRVLALPGQTVCRTGLAVTVDAIAMGEARDRDGRGRPLPKWQGCRVVGEGELFVMNWQSADSLDGRYFGFLPASAVLGRALPVWTWED, encoded by the coding sequence ATGACAAGTCCGTGGAAGACCTTGGCAATGATGTTCGCCGGCGCTGCTGCCCTTCTCGCACCGATGGGGCTCGACCAGACACCACTCTACGTCTGGAATGCATCTGACAGCGTGCCGATCGGCCTGTATCGTTTGCAGCCTGCGGAAAAGCTGTTCGTGACGGAGCTTCTCGCGGTCCAGCCGCCGGAGCCGCTTGCAACCTTTCTTGACGTGGGCGGCTATCTGCCGGCCGGGATACCGATGCTCAAGCGCGTGCTGGCGCTTCCGGGGCAGACCGTCTGTAGAACCGGGCTCGCAGTGACCGTCGACGCGATCGCAATGGGCGAGGCACGAGATCGCGATGGCCGCGGTCGTCCCCTGCCGAAATGGCAAGGCTGCCGCGTCGTTGGCGAGGGCGAACTCTTTGTCATGAACTGGCAGTCCGCCGACTCGCTGGACGGAAGATACTTCGGCTTTCTGCCGGCATCCGCCGTCCTTGGTCGTGCGCTCCCCGTGTGGACCTGGGAGGACTGA
- a CDS encoding DUF2285 domain-containing protein: protein MTKPQLDPDVADVAPNELALTAYDEQHVVTYIRLLQAEGQGADWREVARIVLHIDPEREPDRALNAYQSHLARAKWVTEQGRLLRGAGSK, encoded by the coding sequence ATGACAAAACCGCAGCTAGATCCTGACGTCGCGGATGTCGCGCCGAACGAGCTGGCGCTGACCGCCTATGACGAACAGCATGTTGTCACGTACATTCGCCTTCTGCAGGCGGAGGGTCAGGGAGCGGACTGGCGGGAGGTGGCTCGTATCGTCCTCCATATCGATCCGGAGCGAGAGCCGGACCGTGCGCTGAACGCATACCAGAGTCATCTTGCGCGCGCCAAATGGGTGACCGAGCAGGGGCGCCTCTTACGCGGCGCCGGCTCAAAATAG
- a CDS encoding DUF3363 domain-containing protein encodes MSNGDSDLRIRPGRIRSTPAPKPKSFINQVLRAAKKAGHSSAHVAAKHSSAGYGHSTFGRGRLGFGRSRLFSPTRRVVVKARVVRHKGRSFRSAPLTAHLSYLKRDGVTRSGERAEMFDAGSDRADGVAFAERCHDDRHHFRFIVSPEDAGDMTDLKAFTRDLAKQMETDLGTRLDWVAVDHWNTDNPHVHLLVRGVDDEGADLVISRDYISRGLRSRAEELAAIELGPKPEHEIRSALEREVTAERWTRLDREIRLSADETGYVDLRPENPRSSDPEIRRLMVGRLQHLEKMGLAASAAPGEWMVGLEAERHLRDLGMRGDIIKTMHRAFTERGEARGVADYVIEGGQPTSPIIGRLVDRGLHDELTGEAYVLIDGTDGRAHHVRFRGIEAFEHAPPLGGIVEVRRFGQPDDPRPTLVLAARSDLDLGEQVTAKGATWLDHRLVESSPMPLAMGGFGRQTREALQARTEHLVREGLAVRQGQRITFQRDLLNTLRRRELDEVAARISAETGLPHVKGATGEHVAGTYRQRLTLASGRFAMIDDGLGFQLVPWSRELEKRFGQHVAGTMKEGGGIEWSFGRKRDLGL; translated from the coding sequence GTGAGCAATGGCGACAGCGATCTGCGGATTCGGCCCGGGCGCATACGCAGCACCCCGGCTCCCAAGCCGAAGAGCTTCATCAATCAGGTGCTGCGGGCCGCGAAGAAAGCCGGACACTCCTCGGCTCACGTTGCGGCCAAGCATTCTTCCGCGGGCTATGGGCACTCGACGTTTGGCCGCGGCCGGCTCGGTTTTGGCCGCAGCCGGCTGTTCAGCCCGACACGGCGCGTCGTGGTGAAGGCGCGCGTCGTACGTCACAAGGGACGTTCATTCCGCTCGGCGCCGCTGACCGCTCATCTTTCATACCTGAAGCGCGACGGGGTGACGCGGAGCGGCGAGCGAGCCGAGATGTTCGATGCCGGCAGCGACCGTGCTGATGGCGTGGCCTTCGCGGAACGGTGCCACGACGACCGTCATCATTTCCGGTTCATCGTCTCGCCCGAGGACGCCGGCGACATGACTGACCTCAAGGCCTTCACCCGCGACCTCGCCAAACAGATGGAGACCGATCTTGGCACGCGGCTCGATTGGGTGGCCGTCGATCACTGGAACACGGACAACCCCCATGTCCATCTTCTCGTCCGAGGCGTCGATGACGAAGGTGCCGACCTCGTGATCTCGCGCGACTACATCAGCCGGGGCCTGCGCTCACGCGCCGAGGAACTGGCCGCCATCGAGTTGGGTCCAAAACCGGAGCATGAGATTCGCAGCGCGCTGGAGAGGGAAGTCACCGCAGAGCGATGGACGCGGCTCGATCGGGAGATTCGGCTGTCAGCCGACGAAACCGGCTATGTCGATCTTCGCCCTGAGAATCCGCGCAGCTCCGATCCCGAAATCCGGCGCCTGATGGTCGGCCGCCTTCAGCATCTGGAGAAGATGGGCCTTGCTGCGTCAGCTGCGCCAGGGGAGTGGATGGTCGGGCTCGAGGCTGAACGTCATCTCCGCGACCTCGGCATGCGCGGCGACATCATCAAGACTATGCATCGCGCCTTTACCGAGCGTGGGGAGGCGCGCGGCGTTGCCGACTATGTCATCGAAGGTGGACAGCCGACCTCCCCGATCATCGGACGGCTGGTCGATCGTGGATTACATGACGAACTGACCGGCGAGGCCTACGTCCTGATCGACGGAACAGATGGGCGCGCGCATCATGTCCGCTTCCGCGGGATCGAGGCCTTCGAACATGCGCCGCCCCTCGGCGGCATCGTTGAAGTCCGACGCTTCGGTCAACCCGACGATCCGCGTCCCACCTTGGTCCTTGCGGCCCGTTCTGATCTCGATCTTGGTGAGCAGGTCACCGCGAAAGGCGCCACCTGGCTCGACCACCGGCTGGTTGAATCCAGCCCCATGCCGCTCGCCATGGGCGGCTTTGGTCGCCAGACGCGCGAGGCTCTCCAAGCTCGCACTGAGCATCTGGTTCGGGAAGGTCTGGCGGTACGGCAGGGCCAGCGCATCACCTTCCAGCGTGATCTCCTGAATACGTTGCGCCGACGCGAGCTGGACGAGGTGGCAGCAAGAATCTCGGCCGAGACCGGCCTGCCTCACGTGAAGGGCGCCACCGGCGAGCACGTGGCGGGCACGTATCGTCAGCGCTTGACGCTCGCCTCGGGGCGTTTTGCCATGATCGACGACGGGCTCGGATTTCAGCTGGTGCCCTGGTCGCGCGAGCTCGAGAAACGGTTCGGCCAGCACGTTGCCGGCACCATGAAGGAGGGCGGCGGGATCGAATGGAGCTTCGGCCGGAAGCGCGACCTCGGCCTGTAG
- a CDS encoding helix-turn-helix domain-containing protein produces MDMRKLVGRNFARLRKQKRFTQEKFAEMSGFTQQYISDLERGRRNPTVVTLFELASTLGVSHVELVVPDEDVRSDRSKPAKRK; encoded by the coding sequence ATGGACATGCGCAAGCTGGTCGGCCGGAATTTCGCAAGACTGCGGAAGCAGAAGCGCTTCACGCAGGAGAAATTCGCTGAAATGTCCGGCTTCACTCAGCAATATATCAGTGACCTGGAGCGCGGCCGTCGTAACCCAACTGTCGTAACCCTTTTTGAGCTCGCCAGCACGTTAGGTGTCAGTCACGTTGAATTGGTAGTTCCTGACGAAGACGTGCGAAGCGATCGATCAAAGCCGGCTAAACGGAAATGA
- a CDS encoding AlpA family transcriptional regulator, with protein MPDPMAGLPPRFLRTPEAARYLGLSGRTLEKHRTYGTGPTYRKIGGRVVYAVDDLKAWADRGAKTSTSDPGKGTVLPAKKHPALRPYAGQERR; from the coding sequence ATGCCCGATCCAATGGCCGGTCTTCCCCCGCGCTTCCTGCGTACACCTGAGGCCGCGCGCTATCTTGGCCTGTCCGGTCGCACGCTCGAGAAGCACCGCACGTACGGTACTGGACCGACCTATCGGAAGATTGGTGGACGTGTCGTCTACGCCGTCGATGATCTGAAAGCGTGGGCCGACCGGGGCGCCAAGACGTCGACCTCCGACCCCGGGAAGGGGACCGTTCTGCCGGCGAAGAAGCACCCCGCGCTGCGCCCCTATGCCGGCCAGGAACGTCGCTGA
- a CDS encoding lytic transglycosylase domain-containing protein, with the protein MGRRHATLPGRSTNTAACWRSVGTGICVVVVWFLALTVGDAAASAATRSAEHMAGFRTHDRFAEFIDEASRRFGVPAYWIRAVLEFESAGDARAKSPKGAMGLMQIMPETWAELRLRYGLGNDPYDPHDNILAGSGYLRELHDRYGSPGFLAAYNAGPARYKEHLAGRPLPIETLAYLDKLAPRIGGDMSVSRAIANLRPSAATLFAVLSETSENFASSPPRRVPDRGPIAVFGHAISAIAPTAMGLFVTRSDAEVRR; encoded by the coding sequence ATGGGCCGGCGCCACGCGACCTTACCCGGGAGGAGCACGAACACGGCGGCATGCTGGCGTTCGGTCGGGACCGGCATTTGCGTTGTTGTTGTGTGGTTCTTGGCGCTGACGGTGGGTGACGCCGCTGCCTCCGCCGCGACACGATCCGCAGAGCACATGGCGGGATTTCGTACTCACGACCGGTTTGCGGAGTTCATTGACGAGGCCTCGCGTCGCTTCGGCGTACCGGCGTACTGGATACGCGCAGTCTTGGAGTTCGAAAGCGCTGGAGATGCGCGGGCCAAGTCCCCGAAAGGTGCCATGGGGCTGATGCAGATCATGCCGGAAACGTGGGCCGAACTACGTCTGCGATACGGTCTTGGCAATGATCCCTACGATCCTCACGACAACATTCTTGCTGGTTCGGGGTATCTGCGCGAGCTGCACGACCGTTACGGTTCGCCGGGTTTCCTGGCGGCCTACAATGCCGGACCTGCTCGCTACAAAGAGCATCTCGCTGGCCGCCCATTGCCCATTGAAACTCTCGCCTACTTGGACAAGCTCGCGCCAAGGATCGGCGGCGACATGTCGGTTTCCAGGGCCATCGCCAACTTGCGGCCGTCGGCAGCGACGCTCTTTGCCGTGCTCTCCGAAACCTCAGAAAACTTCGCCTCGTCGCCGCCCCGCCGTGTGCCAGATCGCGGACCGATCGCAGTCTTCGGCCACGCCATTTCGGCCATTGCGCCCACGGCGATGGGGCTGTTCGTCACGAGATCTGATGCGGAAGTTCGGCGATGA
- a CDS encoding helix-turn-helix domain-containing protein → MPTPHNPPAAVRRALRKLGADIHDARRHRRLPMAVVAERAFTSRSTLQRVEAGDTNVSIGIYAGVLQALGLLDGLIKVADISNDSVGQALASAELPKHVHLKHKTGASRDG, encoded by the coding sequence ATGCCTACCCCCCACAATCCCCCTGCCGCCGTTCGGCGGGCCCTGCGCAAGCTCGGCGCGGACATCCATGACGCCCGGCGGCATCGGCGGCTGCCGATGGCCGTCGTCGCCGAGCGCGCCTTCACGTCCCGCTCGACGCTGCAGAGAGTCGAAGCCGGCGACACCAACGTCAGCATCGGCATCTATGCCGGCGTTCTCCAGGCGCTCGGCCTGCTCGACGGCCTGATCAAGGTCGCCGACATCAGCAACGACAGCGTCGGCCAAGCGCTCGCCAGCGCCGAACTCCCCAAGCACGTCCATCTCAAACACAAGACCGGAGCCTCACGCGATGGCTGA
- a CDS encoding DUF2285 domain-containing protein, translating into MTTAPPVSHEAASQPLLDFAAGQVCHAADGWHAVLRIGSVEHRIWSKQPLTAGAHYAAELPLDSSFEARAYAATRLWRAMNGRAPGPAFHRLSKQRRERLCAALRAVAAHFAGASYRSIAEALFGEKRIPDRAWKTDHLRSRIIRLVKSGLAFVRGDYRKLLGPKRRDE; encoded by the coding sequence GTGACAACCGCGCCGCCTGTTTCTCACGAAGCAGCATCTCAGCCGCTGCTCGACTTTGCTGCCGGACAGGTATGCCACGCCGCCGACGGTTGGCATGCGGTGCTGCGCATCGGCTCGGTTGAGCATCGCATCTGGTCGAAACAGCCGCTGACCGCGGGCGCCCACTATGCAGCCGAATTACCGCTCGACAGCAGTTTCGAGGCGCGGGCGTACGCTGCCACGCGGCTATGGCGCGCCATGAATGGACGCGCGCCAGGACCTGCCTTCCACCGCCTATCGAAACAGCGGCGCGAGCGATTATGCGCGGCCCTTCGCGCGGTCGCTGCGCATTTCGCCGGCGCGTCCTATCGCAGCATCGCAGAGGCTCTGTTCGGCGAAAAGCGCATCCCCGATCGCGCCTGGAAAACAGACCATCTGCGCAGCCGAATCATCCGCCTCGTAAAAAGCGGCCTCGCATTCGTTCGCGGGGACTATCGCAAACTTCTGGGACCCAAGCGCAGGGACGAGTAG
- a CDS encoding DUF2840 domain-containing protein, which translates to MSDLTEVEVLWLEKRIENRIRFGRIVKERKLDRHRRVLSFAPGSIFAFVRWTSNDFGTVISRIDILRAVAPGQRCSTVPYVTPGGEILLRLSGWPKVERVLQMTDAVEALGIDPADVAPDHWHHVHNRLSVNENPRPYTKARHQAWLQRQRTMR; encoded by the coding sequence ATGAGCGATCTCACCGAAGTGGAAGTGCTGTGGCTCGAGAAGCGCATCGAAAACCGCATTCGGTTCGGTCGCATCGTCAAGGAACGGAAGCTTGATCGCCACCGGCGCGTCCTGTCATTCGCGCCAGGCAGCATCTTTGCCTTCGTTCGCTGGACATCCAATGACTTTGGAACGGTCATTTCGCGGATCGACATCCTGCGCGCGGTCGCGCCTGGACAGCGCTGCTCGACCGTCCCTTATGTGACACCCGGCGGAGAGATTCTGCTGCGTCTGTCCGGCTGGCCGAAGGTCGAGCGAGTGCTGCAAATGACCGATGCCGTTGAGGCACTCGGCATCGATCCCGCCGACGTCGCGCCTGATCATTGGCATCACGTTCATAACCGTTTGTCCGTCAACGAAAACCCGCGTCCATATACGAAAGCGAGACACCAGGCGTGGCTTCAGCGGCAAAGGACCATGCGATGA